GGGCGGATTCCTTCATCACGTCGCCCAGTTGGCCGGTGAGGGTGACGCCGGGGGCGCCGGTGTCCTTCGGGGCGAGCGAAGCTTCGACGAAGAGCACGTCCCCGCCCGCGCCGGTGACCGCCAGGCCCGTGGCGACGCCGGGGACGGCTGTGCGCTCGGCGGATTCCGGGGTGTGCTTGGGCTTGCCCAGGTAGGTGCGCAGGTCGGGGGTGTCGATGGTGGTCGGGAGGGTGGTCTGGTCCAGGGCGACGCGGGCCGTCACCTTGCGCAGGATGCGGGCCAGGGAGCGTTCCAGTTGGCGCACGCCCGCTTCGCGGGTGTACTCGCCCGCGAGCTTGCGCAGTGACGGTTCGGTGATCGTGACGTCCTCCGGGGTCAGGCCGGCGCGTTCGACCTGGCGGGGGAGGAGGTGGTCCCGGGCGATGGTGACCTTCTCGTCCTCGGTGTAGCCGTCCAGCTGGACGAGTTCCATGCGGTCCAGGAGGGGGCCGGGGATGGAGTCGAGGACGTTGGCGGTGGCGAGGAAGACCACGTCGGACAGGTCCAGCTCCACCTCCAGGTAGTGGTCGCGGAACGTGTGGTTCTGGGCCGGGTCGAGGACTTCCAGGAGTGCGGCGGTCGGGTCGCCCCGGTAGTCGGAGCCCACCTTGTCGATCTCGTCCAGGAGGACGACCGGGTTCATCGAGCCCGCCTCGTTGATGGCGCGGACGATGCGGCCCGGCAGGGCGCCGACGTAGGTGCGGCGGTGGCCGCGGATCTCGGCCTCGTCGCGGATGCCGCCCAGGGCGACGCGGACGAACTTGCGGCCCATGGCCTTGGCGACCGATTCGCCCAGGGACGTCTTGCCGACGCCGGGAGGGCCGACCAGGGCCAGGACCGCGCCGGAACGGCGGCCGCCCACCACGCCGAGACCCCGGTCCGCACGACGGCGGCGGACGGCCAGGTACTCGGTGATGCGCTCCTTGACGTCGGCCAGGCCCGCGTGGTCGGCGTCGAGGACGGCACGGGCGCCGGTGATGTCGTAGGAGTCCTCGGTGCGCTCGTTCCACGGCAGTTCGAGGACGGTGTCGAGCCACGTGCGGATCCAGCCGACCTCGGGGGACTGCTCGGCGGTGCGTTCCAGCTTGTCGACCTCGGCCAGGGCGGCCTTGCGCACGGTCTCGGGCAGGTCGGCGCCCTCGACGCGGGCGCGGTAGTCCTGCTCCTCGGTGGCGGGCTTGCCGTCCAGCTCGGCCAGCTCCTTGCGGATGGCGGCGAGCTGCTGGCGCAGCAGGAACTCCCGCTGCTGCTTCTCCACGCCCTCCTTGACGTCCTTGCGGATCGTCTCGGCCACGTCCAGCTCGGTCAGGTGCTCGCGACCCCAGCCGAGCAGCTTCTCCAGCCGCTCGGTGACGTCGCTGGTCTCCAGCAGCCAGACCTTCTGCTCGTCGCTGAGGTACGAGGCGTAGCCGGCCAGGTCGGCGAGCGCGGACGGGTCGTCCACCTGCTGCACCGAGTCGACCACCTGCCACGCGCCGCGCTGCTGGAGGATCGTGGTCACCAGCGCGCGGTACTCGCGGGCCAGTTCGCGGGTGCGGTCGTCGACCGGTGGCTCGTCGGCCACGGTCGCCTCCACCCAGAGCGCCGCGCCGGGGCCGGTGGTGCCGGTGCCGATGCGGACCCGCTCGGTGCCGCGCACGACGGCGGCGCGTTCGCCGCCGGAGAGCCGGCCGACCTGTTCGATCAGCGCCAGCGTGCCGACCTTCGCGTACTTGCCGTCGAGCCGGGGCACCAGCAGCACCTTCGACTGACCGCCGGCGGCCGTCGCGGCCTCGATCGCGGCGCGGGCCTCGGCGGTGGCGTCCGAGCCGCTGATCCGGATCGGGACGACCATGCCCGGCAGCACGACCACGTCGTCCAGCGGCAGCACCGGCAGCGCCAACGTCTCGCCCATGATCCCTCCAAAGTTGAGTCTGACTGGCTCAACCAAGATGAGCCCGGGATTGTTTCCGGTAGGTGTTCGCCCAGAGCGAGCGTCCATTCGGGGGTTGTGCCCGGTTTGCGGCGCCGCGACGATCACGCGGTCTACAGGCGAGGAGATGTGCGCATGGAGCAGGCGAGCTGGGTCCCGTCCTCGGTCGACCTGGACCGGCCGAGCGCGGCCCGGATGTACGACTACTACCTGGGCGGTTCGCACAACTTCGCGGTCGACCGCGAAGCGGCGAAGTCGGTCGAGCAGATCTTCCCCGGCATGTCCGGGGCGGCCAGGGCCAACCGCTCGTTCCTGCGGCGGGCGGTGCGGTACCTGCTGTCGCAGGGCATCGACCAGTTCCTCGACCTGGGTTCGGGCATCCCGACGGTCGGCAACGTGCACGAGATCGCCCAGCAGACGAACCCCGCCGCCCGGGTCGTGTACGCCGACGTGGAGCCGGTGGCGGTGGCGCACAGCACGGCGTTGCTGGCCGACAACCCGATGGCCATGGCGATCCAGGCGGACCTGCGCGACCCGGACTCGGTGCTGGACGACGAGGAGGTCCGGTCGATGCTCGACTTCGACCGGCCCATCGGCCTGCTGATGGCCGCCGTGCTGCACTTCGTCCCGGACGAGGACGAGCCGCACCTGGCGATCGCCCGGTACCGGGACGCGCTGGCGCCGGGCAGCTACCTGGCCGTCTCGCACGCCAGCTGGGACGGCGTGTCGCAGGAGGGCCAGGAGAGCGGTGAGCAGGTGAACGCCATCTACCGGCGCACCGACAGCCCGTTGGTGCTCCGCACGGGCGAGGAGATCGCCGCCTTCTTCACCGGCCTGGAGGTCGTGGAGCCGGGCATCGTGCCGCTGTCGGAGTGGCGGCCGGATTCCGACGACGCCTACATCAGCGCGTACGCGGGGGTCGGTCGGAAGGTCTGACCGTCGCGGGTGCTCGGCGGCGTGGTCACAGCAGGCCCGCGCGGGCGGCGGCGAGGGCGGCGCGGGCGGAGCGCTCGGCGATGGCGCGGTCGACCGGCTCGCCGGTGACGAAGATCCGGTGGTACAGCGGCGCGCAGGTGAGGCGGATCAGCTCGACGGGGTCGGCCTGGGGCGGCAGCTCGCCGCGCTCGACGGCGCGGGTGACGACCCGGGCCGCCTCGGCCTGCCGGGCGGCGTAGAACCGCGCCTTGGCCTCCGCCGCGCGGCCGGACTGGAGGGCGGCGGCGACGACCGCGACCGGCACGGATCGACGGGCGGGGTCGGCGAACGCGTCCGCGACCTCGGTGGCGATGGCGATCAGGTCGCCCTCGACAGTGCCGGTGTCGGGCACCGGCCACTCGTGCTCGCGGGTGTGGTCGAGGGTGTCGGCGATCAGCGCGTCGACCGTGCCCCAGCGGCGGTAGACGGTGGTCTTGTGCACGCCGGCGCGGTCGGCGACGTTCTCGACCGTCAGGCTGAGGTAGCCGCGCTCGGTCAGCTCGACCAGCACCGCTTCGAGGACGGCGGTCCGGACGCGGGCCGAGCGACCGCCTGGCCGTGAGGTCATGTGCAACTCCAGTTGCGTTAGTGGTATGTCCGTGCCACTCTAATGCAACACGAGTTGCGTTAGGAGTTCTGCCTTTGATCCCCGACCCCACCGTCCTGCACCCGCTGCCGCACACCGACCGCGTGGTCCAGCTGAAGCCGCTGGTGACCTCGCCGATCATCGAGGTCGGCGAGTACACCTACTACGACGACCCGGAGCACGCGCTGGAGTTCGAGACCCGCAACGTCCTCTACGGGTACGGCGCCGAGAAGCTGGTGATCGGGAAGTTCTGCGCGCTGGCCACCGGCACCAGGTTCATCATGGCCGGGGCGAACCACCTCACCACCGGCGTGTCCACGTTCCCGTTCACGATCTTCGGCGGCACGTGGGGCGAGCGGACGATGGACCTGATCACCGGAATGGAGACGCGCGGCGACACGGTGGTCGGCAACGACGTGTGGTTCGGCTACAACGCGCTGGTGATGCCGGGCGTGACGATCGGCGACGGCGCGATCATCGCGGCCGGCGCGGTGGTGACGTCCGACGTGCCGCCTTACGCGGTCGTGGGCGGCAACCCCGGTCGCGCGGTGAAGCGGCGGTTCTCCGACGAGGACGTGGCACGGCTGCTGCGCGCCAGGTGGTGGGACTGGCCGGTCGAGCTGATCACCGAGCACGTCCGCGCCGTCATGTCCGGCACACCCGCCGAGATCGAGCGGATCGCGCGGTCCCGCGGGGTTGACCTCAGGACGGGGTGATCGTCCAATCGCCGCCGGACATGACTTGGATGACCGCCGGACCGGACAGGAGCACCGTTCCCTCGTAGCCGCCGATGTGGTTCACCAGGAGTTCGACCCGGCCCTCCGCCAACTCGACCGCGTGCACGACGAAGTTGCTCTCACCGGTGTTGGTGATCCTCGCCTTCTTGCTGGAGCCCGTGAAGAACAACACCGCGTCCCCGGTCCCGGACATCGGGCCCCGAGCGGTGTCGAGGAGGTCGTGCTCACCGACCGTGATCGTCCAGGAGCCCGTCGCTTTGACCGTCAACGTCGAGGTGCGACTGCCGTCGCGGATGTCCATCCACCGGGTCCCGCTGTAGGCGCCGATCTCGTTCACCAGCAATGATTCGAAGCCGTCGCTCTTCAGCACCGTGTTGCCGGTGCAGGCCGGGCACTCGAACCTCACGACCTTGAAGCCGGCTGGGCGGTCCACCGCGATCACGTCGTCACCGACGCCGGTGAACACCGAGGGCGGGGGAGGAGCGGTGGTGGTGGTGACCTTGGCTGTGGTGGACGTCGAGGTGGAGGCCGCGGGCGCGGGTCGGGCCGTCCCCGCGACGATCCGGCCGCTATTCCACCCGAACGCGGCGGCGACTGCCACGAGGACGAGGACCGCGCCGACGACCGGCCACTTCGGAGCCTTCTCCGGCTCGGGCGGAACGGGTGGGGCGCCCCATTGCCCAGGTGGGTGTGGAGGGGTCGGGCCAGCAGTCGGGGGATTGATCGGTAGGTGATCCATGGAACTGCCCTGCATTCATCGCTGTGCCACCGGGAGAATCCGGACGCACTGTTCTTCGAAACGCGAGTACGGAGCGTTATGGACGGTGGGCGACGTTCACCCGAACGAGTTAAATCCTGATGGGTGGCAACGGAGGTGAAGCGCCGTTGACCAGCCGGTCGGCCTAGCGCCAGGCCGCCGGGCGCTGGGGGACCATGGCTCATGGCCGAGGACTTCAACCGGTACTGCGACCTGACCATGCGCGGCGGCGCGACGAGCGGGGTCGTGTACCCGTTGGCGGTGGTCGAGCTGGCCCGGCACTACCGGTTCCGGTCGCTGGGCGGCGCTTCGGCGGGCGCGATCGGGGCCGCGTTCACGGCCGCCGCCGAGAAGGGGCGCGACCAGGGCGGTTTCGACAAGCTCGCCGACGTCGTCGACTGGTTCGCCGCACCCGGCTGGCGGATGGCGCAGCTGTTCCAGCCCAGCGAGGACACCCGCAAGCTGTACCGGGTCGTGGCGGCGTCGATGCAGCGCCGCGACTCCACCGGCCGCAGTCCGCTCCTGTGCCTGCTGCTGGCCCTGATCAGCGCGATCGGGTGGCGGTCACGGCTGTTCCTGGCGTTGGCGCTGGCGCTGTGGTTCGTCGGGCCAACGCTCTGGTTTCACTCGATCGAGTGGGGCTCCACGCCGACGTGGGTGCTGGTCGCGGTCATCGTCCTGACCGTGGTCGGGGTGTCGGCGATCGTGCTGCGCGTCCTGCCGGCGGGCGGCGACGCCTGGCTGCGCCGCGTCGGCACCGCCCTGCTCCTGGTCGTCCCGCTGGTCCCGGTGGCGCTCGGCGCCCGGTGGACGGCCGAGAGCCTGGCGAGCGCCGCCACCGCCGCCGTGTGGTGGGTGGTGCTCGGGTTCGCGCTGGTCAGCGCGGTCGTCCTCATCTACGGCCTGGGCGCCAAGCGGTTCCTCGACCGGATGGCCACCTCCATCCACTTCGGACTCGTGCCGGGCACCGGGTCGTTCCGGCCGGACTTCTGGGACCGGCGCTGCGGCGTGCCCGCCCCGACCGGCGTGCCGCCGCTGAGCGACTGGGTCGCCGACCGGCTGGACGACCTGTCCGGCGTCGTGGACCTGACCTTCGCCGACCTGACCACGAACCTGGTCCTGATGACGACGGACCTGTCCGAGGGCCGCCCCTACCGGCTGCCGTTCACGGAGCCTGCCGACGCGTGGCTGTACTGCCGCGCGTGCCTGGCGAAGGTGCTGCCGCGGCGCACCGTCGACAAGCTCGGCGACGACGCCGCGGCGCACCGCTGCCCGCTGCACCCGGACGAGGCCGTGCGCGTGCTGCCGAAGAACCTGCCGGTCGCGCTGGCCGTGCGGATGAGCATGCCGCTGCCCGGCCTGATCGCCGCCGTGCCGCTGGTGCGCGCCGAACCCGAACCGCGCGTGCACTGGTTCTCCGACGGCGGCATCACCAGCAACTTCCCCATCCACTTCTTCGACAACCTGCTGCCGCGCTGGCCGACGTTCGGCCTGAGCCTGCAGTCGTACCCGCCGGGCGACGACCGGGACGTGTGGCTGCCCGAGCAGGACGCCTCCACCGGCGGCGCGCCGTGGCGGGGCATCGGGCTGGTGCGGCAGTTCGCGTCGGCGATCCTGGACACGATGCTCGGCTGGCGGGACACCACGCAGTCCGCGCTGCCCGGCTACCGCGGTCGCATCGCGCACGTCCGGATCGGCGCGCTGGAAGGCGGCACGAACCTGTTCATGCGCCCGGAGACGATCCGCGCCCTGGCCGAGCGGGGCGCGGAGGCCGGACGCGCGCTGCGCACCAGGTTCACCGAGGACGGCGGCGTGAAGACCGACCGCTACCGCTGGATCCGGATGCGGCTGGCGATGCGCGAGTACCGGCAGCTCGCCGAGCAGGCCGACCAGCGCGGCGACTTGTACCGCGACCTGACCGCCCGCTACCCGATCCCGGCGGACCTGCACGGCTGGTTCGCCACCGCGCCGACCGGCACGGACCCGCACGCGCGCGAGGTCGGCCTGACCCTGGACGCCCTGGGCGCGGTGCCCGACGGGCCGCTGGACGGCGAACCGCCCGTCGACCCCGACCTGCGGCTCACGCCGCCGGAGTGAGCGTCAGACCTGGTCCAGGAACTCGTCCACCTCGGCCAGCGCGCGCCTGCGCACCGGCTCGGCGGACAGGAACAGGTCGTGCATCCCGCCCTCGACGTTCACGATCGACACCCGCTCGCCGATCTTCGGGCCCCACTGCCGCATGTGCTCCACGTCCAGCACGGTGTCCGCGGTCATAGCCTCCGGCGACCACGCCTTGGCGCGCAGGTGGCTGCGCCCCGACCGCAGCAGCAGCACGGGCACGCGCACGTCCAGCCCGCGGTGCAGCCGGGCGTGGCCGCGGCGGACCGCGCGCAGCCACCCGGCGTGCACCGGGAACGCCTCGATCGGCTTCCACGTCGTGTCGAAGTCCCACTCGCCGTGGTGGTCGCGGTGGATGCTCTCGCCGTACACCGGGCCGAGGCCGGGCTTGAGCACCAGCCGCGGCGCGAACCGGCCGACCCCGCGCACCAGGGCCGTGCCGACCGTGCGCAGCAGCCACGGCTCGGCCAGGTCCAGCCACGGGCTGTTGAGCACCAGCGCGTCCAGCACGTCGTCCGAGCGCCGCTCGTGCGCCCACAGGCTGGTGATGAGGCCGCCGGTCGAGTGGCCCACCACCACGAGGCTCCGGTGGCCGTCCTCCTCGCGGATCACCCGGGCCGCCGCGTCGATCTCCTCGAAGTGCTCGGCCAGGTCGGTCACGAAGTTGGCCACCTGGCCCGGTCGCAGCGACCGGCCGTAGGCGCGCAGGTCGATGGCGTAGAAGTCGAAGCCGCGCGCGGTGAAGTGCTCGGCGACGTGCCGCTGGAAGAAGTAGTCGGCGAACCCGTGCACGTACAGCACCGCGCCGCGGATCGCGGGCCGCGCCTGGCGGCGGACCAGGGTGGCGGTCGCGTCACCGCCGCCCAGGGGCAGCGCGCGGGTCTCGTAGTCGGCGCCGAGCACGTCTGAGTTCACCCGGTCAGTGTGCACTCCGATTCGTCCGATCGGGGATAGCCGGGGTGCGGGTCGTGGCACTGTGTAAAGCATGAGCAGCGAGGAGATCGAGCGGTCGAGCACGCGCGTGCGCTTCCCCGGCATCAGCCCGCGGACGTACGAGCACCCGGTCGACCGGGGGGCGTTGGCGGTCTTGCGCGCGGTGCCGGGCATCGGCCCGGTGCTGCAGGCGGTGGCGGGGGCGTTCACCGAGCGCGGTGAGCGGTTGGGTTACCTGGCGTCGAGCATCAGGGTCGGCCCGAAGCAGTACCCGGAGCTGGACCGGATCCGGTCGGAGGTGGCGGCGACGCTGGACGTCGACCCGGTGCCGGAGCTGTTCGTCAAGCGCGACCCGGTGCCCAACGCGATGACGCTGGGCATCGACAAGCCGTTCATCGTGCTGACCACCGGCCTGGTGGAGCTGCTGGACGCCGACGGGCTGCGGTTCGCCGTCGGGCACGAGATGGGGCACGTGCTGTCCGGTCACGCGCTGTACCAGACGATCCTGCAGCGGCTCATGCAGCTGCAGTACGGCCTGGGCTGGATGCCGGGCGGCTACTGGGCGATCACCGCGATCATCGCCGCGCTGCGCGAGTGGTACCGCAAGACCGAGCTGTCCTGCGACCGCGCCGGCCTGCTGTGCGTGCAGGACCCGGCCGCCGCGCTGCGGGTGCACGTGGCCATGGCGGGCGGCATGGACCTCAGCCAGGTCGACACGGCCGAGTTCCTGAAGCAGGCCAAGGAGTACGAGCAGGTCGAGGACGTGCGCGACAGCGTGCTCAAGCTGATCCGGACGTGGCCGCTGACCCACCCGATGGCCGTGGTGCGCGCCGCCGAGCTGCAGAGGTGGGCGGCGAGCGAGGAGTACCGCGCGATCCTGACCGGCGAGTACCAGCGGCGCGAGGACGACCGGCCGACCAGCTCGTTCACCGAGGACATCAAGTCGGCGGCCCGGTCGTACAAGGATTCGGCGGCCCAGTCCGAGGACCCGCTGATGAAGGTGTTCAACGAGCTCGGCGACGCGCTGTCCGGCGCGGCGGGCAAGGTGCGCTCCAAGTTCACCGGGTCGAACTAGTCCGCTTGGCCGAGCGCGGTCCGCCGTTCTGGCTAACCTCCTCCTGGTGGACTCGATCAGGAGGAGGGGCCGATGCGGCTCGCCGCGTTGTTGATGACTTTGATGATGGCTCTCCCGGGCGCGGCCGCGGCGGACGAGCGCGTGGTGGACGTCCGGGTGGTCGGTGGCGACCGGGTGTCGATCGAGGAGCACCCGTGGGTGGTGTACCTGACCGACAGCGGCGGCAACCAGTTCTGCGGCGGCACGCTGGTGGCGCCGACCAAGGTCGTCACGGCCGCGCACTGCGCCGTGGCCCGGACGCCGCGCAACACCAGGGTCGTGGTGGGTCGGGAGGACCGCCGGAGCAGCGCGGGCCGGGTCGTGCGGCTGGACGACATCTGGATCCACCCGGACTACGTGACGGCGGACCAGGGCGCGGACGTCGCGGTGCTGACGCTGCGCGACGGGGTGGAGCAGGAGCCGCTGCCGCTCGCCCACGAGTCCGACCGGGCGCTGTACGAGGCGGGCACGGAGGGCCGGGTGTTCGGCTGGGGCCGGACCAGCGAGCAGGGGTCGGCGTCGCGCTACCTGCTGGCCGCGACCGTGCCGGTGGTGGCGGACGCCGACTGCCGCCGCGCGTACCTCCAGTACGACCCGGACGAGATGACGTGCGCCGGCTACCCGGAGGGTGGCGTGGACACCTGCCAGGGCGACTCGGGCGGCCCGTTCGTGGCCGGCGGGAAGCTGATCGGCGTCACCTCGTGGGGTGAGGGTTGCGCCCGGGAGGACCGGCCGGGCGTCTACTCGAAGATCGCCGCCTACGCCGACGCGATCGAGGAGCAGGTGGTCGCCTGACCTGGCGGCGTGCGGACCCCCGGGCCGCGGGGGTCCGCACGCCGGACCGGGAGGGCGTCAGAGCACGAGCCCGACCGACATGGTCAGGAACACCGCCGCGCACACCGCGTCCAGCGCCGTGGTCACGCCGGGGCGGCGCAGCGACCCGGCCACCCGCGCCGCGGCCACCACGATGGTCAGCTCCCACAGCGCGGCCAGCCCGAGGAACACGGCGGCGAGCACGCCGAGCTGGAACGCCGGGTCGCCCGTGCCGATGAACTGCGGCAGGAACGCCAGGGAGAACAGCAGCATCTTCGGGTTGGTGATGTTGGTCAGGAAGCCCTGCCGGAACGGCCGGGGCGCGACCGCCGCCACCTCGCCGCCCGTCCGCCGCAGCAGGCCGCGGGTGATCGTCACCGCCAGGTACAGCAGGTAGGCCGCGCCGATCCAGCGCAGACCGGTCAGCACGGCGGGGTAGCGGGCGATCACCACGCCCAGGCCCGAGATCACCAGGGCCACCTGGACGAACGCCGCGGTGTGGATGCCCGCCAGCGCCAGCAGCCCGGCCCGCGTGCCGGACCGCACCGAGGTGCGCAGCAGCAGGAAGGCGTCCACGCCGGGGGTCAGCACGACCACCGCGCAGGCGATCAGGAACGCCGGCAGCTGGGTGAAGTCCAGGTGCATGGAAACCTCCCTCATGATCCGGACAGATCGTCGTGATCTGTCTCACTTACCGTCGAATCTTCGGTCAGCTTGCATACTAACAACAGATTTTCCGGTTTCCATCCCCCGGTGCGGCCGATGTGACCGGTCCGCTACGGTCGGTGTCCGCTCGACCACTTGTCGTAGAGGGGTGCTCCATGCGCATCAGCGCTCCGGTCTTCGCGGTTCTCGTGCTGGTCCTGTCCGCGCTGCCCGCGGACGCGATCGTGGGCGGCCGGGAGGCGCCCGCGACACCGTGGGCGGTGGCGCTGTTCGACGCGGCGGGCAACTTCTTCTGCGGCGGCGCGCTGATCGCGCCGGACAAGGTCGTCACCGCCGCGCACTGCACGGTCGAGCGGACCGCGCTCGGCAAGCGGGACCGGGGACCGGCCGACCTGGTGGTGGTCGCCGGCCGGACCGACCTGCGGGCCAAGACCGGCCGGACGGCCGACGTGGTCGCGGTATGGCGGCACCCCGCGTTCACCGGCGTGTCCACCGGCGACGACGTGGCCACCCTCACCCTCGCCGCGCCGCTGCCGTACCAGCCGATCCGGGTCGCCGACGCCACGTCCGGCCTGGCCCGGGTCTACGGCTGGGGCCGGACCGGCGAGCTGAGCGCGCCGAGCGGGCGGCTGCGCGAGGTCGACCTGCCGATCCGCGCCGACGCCGAGTGCGCGGCGGCCGTGCCGGACTACCGGCCGGGCGGGATGCTGTGCGCGGGCTACCCGGAGGGCGGCAAGGACGCCTGCGAGGGCGACTCCGGCGGGCCGCTCACGGTGGCGGGCGAGCTGGTCGGCGTCGTGTCGTACGGCCGCGGCTGCGCGCGCCCCGGTCAGCCCGGCGTCTACACGCGGCTGAGCCGGTACCGGGACCAAATCTGAGACTGTGGTACCAAAGCGGGGTGCGCTCACCCCAGTACCCGGCGACGTTGCGCCGGCAGTGGTCGTCGGACCTGACGTCCGCCCAGCTCTACGCCGTGCTCAAGCTGCGCGTCGACGTGTTCGTGGTGGAGCAGAACTGCCCCTACCCGGAACTGGACGGGCGCGACCTGGAGCCGGGCACCCGGCACTTCTGGCTGGCGGCCGACGGCTCGGCCACGCCCCTGGCCTACCTGCGGCTGCTGGAGGAGCCGGGCGGCGGGTTCCGCATCGGCCGGGTCTGCACCGCCCGCGCCGCCCGCGGCCTGGGGTGCAGCCGGCGGTTGGTGGAGGCGGCGCTGGCCGAGGTCGGGACGGCGGAGTGCGTGCTGGACGCGCAGACCTACGTGGCCGACTTCTACGCGTCGTTCGGCTTCCGGCCGCAGGGCGCGGAGTTCATCGAGGACGGGATACCGCACCTGCGGATGCGCCGGTCTCCGTGATCACCCGCACGGCGCGCTCGACGTCGCCCCCGGTCAGGTCGGCGCGGGCGGTCAGGCGGAGCCGGGAGATCCGGTCGGGCACCGACGGAGGCCGGAAGCAGCCGACGACGACGCCCTGGGCGCGGCACGCCTCGGCCCAGTCGAACGCGGCCTCGGGCGAGGGCGCCTGCACGGACACGACGGCCGCCGTCGGGGCGCTGACCCGCAGGCCCTTCTCCTTCAGCCGGAACGCGAGCTCCTGGGCGACCTCCAGCGCCCGCGCGGGCCGTTCCGGCTCCTCGCGCAGCACCTTCAGCGCGGCCAGCGACGCCGCCGCGCTGGCCGGCGCGAGCCCGGTGTCGAAGATGAACGTGCGCGCGGTGTCGACCAGGTGCTTGATCACCCGGCTCGGGCCGAGCACCGCGCCGCCCTGCGCGCCGAGCGACTTGGACAGCGTCACCGTGGTCACCACGTCGGGCGCCTTGGCCAGGCCCGCCGCGTGCACCGCGCCGCGACCGCCGTCACCGAGCACGCCGAGGCCGTGCGCGTCGTCCACGACCAGCGCGGCGTCGTGCTCGCGGCAGGCCGCGGCCAGTTCGGCCAGCGGCGCGAGGTCGCCGTCCACGGAGAACACCGAGTCGGTCACCACCAGCGCGCGCCTCTTGCCTCGGGTGGCCAGGGCGTGCGTGACCTGGTCGACGTCGCAGTGCCCGGCGACCACGACGTCCGCCTTGGACAACCTGGTGCCGTCGATCAGCGAGGCGTGGATGTGCTGGTCGGCGACGATCGCCGTGCCGGGTCCGGTCAACGCGGTCAGCGCGCCGAGGTTCGCCGCGTAGCCCGAGGAGAACACCAGCGCCGACTGCGCGCCGCAGAAGTTCGCCAGCTCGTACTCCAGCTCGGTGTGCAGCTCGGTGGAGCCGGTGACCAGCCGCGAGCCGGTCGAACCGGCGCCCCAGCGCAGCGAGGCCGCCGCGGCGGCGCCGGTCACCCGCTTGTCGCGGGCCAGGCCGAGGTAGTCGTTGGAGGCCAGGTCGAGGTTCGTCGAGTCGGCCGGGCGCGGTCGGACCCGGCGGGCCAGACCGGCCTTCGCGCGGGCCTCGGCCCGCGTGTCGATCCAGTCGAACACCGAGTCACCTGTGCGCACGCTCACGCCGGCAGTGTCGCATCCGGCCGCTACGGTGCCGGCGTGGACCTCTTCCAGCCGGAGCCTGCCGACCTGCGCTCGCTGCGCGAGGACGCGCCGGTCCACCGGGACGAGCGCACCGGGTTGTGGCTGGTCAGCCGCTACCACGACGTGCGCGCGGTGCTGGCCGACCCGGTCCGCTTCCGGCCGGACAACGCGCTGACCGCGGTGGTCGGCATGCCGGGGCCGGTGCTGCGGGAGCTGGCCAGGGCCGGGTTCTCGCTGCCGCCGACGCTGGCCAACAACGGCACCGGCACGCACGCCGCCCTGCGCCGGCTGGTGGCCGGGTTCCTCACCCCGGCGCGGGTCGCGGCGATGGGGCCGCGGATCGCCG
This genomic window from Saccharothrix sp. HUAS TT1 contains:
- the lon gene encoding endopeptidase La translates to MGETLALPVLPLDDVVVLPGMVVPIRISGSDATAEARAAIEAATAAGGQSKVLLVPRLDGKYAKVGTLALIEQVGRLSGGERAAVVRGTERVRIGTGTTGPGAALWVEATVADEPPVDDRTRELAREYRALVTTILQQRGAWQVVDSVQQVDDPSALADLAGYASYLSDEQKVWLLETSDVTERLEKLLGWGREHLTELDVAETIRKDVKEGVEKQQREFLLRQQLAAIRKELAELDGKPATEEQDYRARVEGADLPETVRKAALAEVDKLERTAEQSPEVGWIRTWLDTVLELPWNERTEDSYDITGARAVLDADHAGLADVKERITEYLAVRRRRADRGLGVVGGRRSGAVLALVGPPGVGKTSLGESVAKAMGRKFVRVALGGIRDEAEIRGHRRTYVGALPGRIVRAINEAGSMNPVVLLDEIDKVGSDYRGDPTAALLEVLDPAQNHTFRDHYLEVELDLSDVVFLATANVLDSIPGPLLDRMELVQLDGYTEDEKVTIARDHLLPRQVERAGLTPEDVTITEPSLRKLAGEYTREAGVRQLERSLARILRKVTARVALDQTTLPTTIDTPDLRTYLGKPKHTPESAERTAVPGVATGLAVTGAGGDVLFVEASLAPKDTGAPGVTLTGQLGDVMKESAQIALSYLRSHDARAEALANRGVHVHVPAGAVPKDGPSAGVTMTTALASLLSNRPVRSDVAMTGEVSLTGRVLPIGGVKQKLLAAHRAGITTVLLPQRNEPDLDDVPDSVLAELTVHLVSDIQEVLTHALEPTTNTTATAA
- a CDS encoding SAM-dependent methyltransferase, with amino-acid sequence MEQASWVPSSVDLDRPSAARMYDYYLGGSHNFAVDREAAKSVEQIFPGMSGAARANRSFLRRAVRYLLSQGIDQFLDLGSGIPTVGNVHEIAQQTNPAARVVYADVEPVAVAHSTALLADNPMAMAIQADLRDPDSVLDDEEVRSMLDFDRPIGLLMAAVLHFVPDEDEPHLAIARYRDALAPGSYLAVSHASWDGVSQEGQESGEQVNAIYRRTDSPLVLRTGEEIAAFFTGLEVVEPGIVPLSEWRPDSDDAYISAYAGVGRKV
- a CDS encoding TetR/AcrR family transcriptional regulator is translated as MTSRPGGRSARVRTAVLEAVLVELTERGYLSLTVENVADRAGVHKTTVYRRWGTVDALIADTLDHTREHEWPVPDTGTVEGDLIAIATEVADAFADPARRSVPVAVVAAALQSGRAAEAKARFYAARQAEAARVVTRAVERGELPPQADPVELIRLTCAPLYHRIFVTGEPVDRAIAERSARAALAAARAGLL
- a CDS encoding CatB-related O-acetyltransferase, producing the protein MIPDPTVLHPLPHTDRVVQLKPLVTSPIIEVGEYTYYDDPEHALEFETRNVLYGYGAEKLVIGKFCALATGTRFIMAGANHLTTGVSTFPFTIFGGTWGERTMDLITGMETRGDTVVGNDVWFGYNALVMPGVTIGDGAIIAAGAVVTSDVPPYAVVGGNPGRAVKRRFSDEDVARLLRARWWDWPVELITEHVRAVMSGTPAEIERIARSRGVDLRTG
- a CDS encoding patatin is translated as MAEDFNRYCDLTMRGGATSGVVYPLAVVELARHYRFRSLGGASAGAIGAAFTAAAEKGRDQGGFDKLADVVDWFAAPGWRMAQLFQPSEDTRKLYRVVAASMQRRDSTGRSPLLCLLLALISAIGWRSRLFLALALALWFVGPTLWFHSIEWGSTPTWVLVAVIVLTVVGVSAIVLRVLPAGGDAWLRRVGTALLLVVPLVPVALGARWTAESLASAATAAVWWVVLGFALVSAVVLIYGLGAKRFLDRMATSIHFGLVPGTGSFRPDFWDRRCGVPAPTGVPPLSDWVADRLDDLSGVVDLTFADLTTNLVLMTTDLSEGRPYRLPFTEPADAWLYCRACLAKVLPRRTVDKLGDDAAAHRCPLHPDEAVRVLPKNLPVALAVRMSMPLPGLIAAVPLVRAEPEPRVHWFSDGGITSNFPIHFFDNLLPRWPTFGLSLQSYPPGDDRDVWLPEQDASTGGAPWRGIGLVRQFASAILDTMLGWRDTTQSALPGYRGRIAHVRIGALEGGTNLFMRPETIRALAERGAEAGRALRTRFTEDGGVKTDRYRWIRMRLAMREYRQLAEQADQRGDLYRDLTARYPIPADLHGWFATAPTGTDPHAREVGLTLDALGAVPDGPLDGEPPVDPDLRLTPPE